TTGTCATTTATATTGATTTTATGCGGCACGCCATATTTCACCTTCGTGTTTATAAGTTGCGAAAGGCTTGTAAAGCTTCTGTCGTAATGGTTTATAAACCATCGAATGGGAATGTCGCCCAAAAGAATAATGGTCTTAGCCCCCGATGCCTCCAGCTCGCCAGCTATCTCCTTGCAGCGGATTTCGGCATTGTTTTTAATCTCATTTTCGTTGAATACCGGAACAGTGGCAGGAGCGAGGTTATACTTTTCAATAATTTCCTCGGTGTAGTGCTTCTTCAAAACGTAACTTTGGCTTGGGTTTACGCGCGATTCTGGCAATAAATCACAAAGCCATGCTTGGTCTCGGCTTACTCCTAGTGGATTGAGGAATAGCTTGTCGAGGGCAACGCTAGAGGGGCCATTCAACGAGTTGTTTGTTGGTATTTCGAGCCTCCCCAGCTCTGCTGGAATTTTTATGGACGAAATAATTTGTTCGGCATCGTCGCCTTTCCAAAATATGTAAGGTTCGCTAGCCACAGCCATGGTTTTTACCTTTTCTATGTTGTCGGCACCAATCCATCGTGCATGAACTGCGCTGGCATAAACCCCAAGAACAAAAACTTCTTTGTTGGGTGCGGTGTCCGTCTGCTGTACTCTAGTCAATTTTTCGCCAAAGGGGAAGTAGTAGTCTGCCATTATCTTGTTTTTTGTTAAATTTCTTGCTCTGTTGCTCGTGAAATGTGCATTTAAAGGTAGCTAAAGCCTGTTGTTATCCAAAAAAAACAACTATTAGCGATTGCTAAAACTTTGAGTTGGCATTTTGCCACCGTTTCCATTCGTCAAAAAAAACATCCAACAGGCAGTTGCTCAATGTGGTGTATCGAGCTGCCTTAATACCAATGTTTTTTACAGTTTGGGGAATGGGAGGCTGCTTTTGGCAAGGTATGTTCTTTGCGCTCCAGTGCAATTTCCGCCAACAGGGATTGTAATTACTATCTCAGACAAAAGTGCTTGTGTCAACAATCAAAATCGCTACATTTGAATTACGTAACGTTTAGTAATCAGTATGAAAAGCATTCTTCGATTTATTGGTATAGTAGTTTTAGGTGTCAGCATAGGCGCAACCAACCTTGCCGCCCAAACACTTAGCGGTGTAGTTATAGATGAGCATGGCGATCCGGCCATTGGTGCCTCCGTTTACCTCGATGGAACCTCCATTGGCTGCAGTGCCGATGCCTATGGACATTACTCCCTAACGGTTAAGGAGCCAGTAAATACAAATCTGGTGGTGAGCATGGTTGGCTACCAAACGGTGGTATTGGCGAACCCTTTTCAGCATCCCGTTCAGAAAATAGTGCTGCAGCCCACTACTGTAGAAATTAAGGCATTGGTAGTTACCGGCGATGGATTCAGCCGAAAGCAAAAGCTTAGGATATTTCGCCGCCAGCTGCTGGGGAATACCCAAGCTGGGAGACGCTGTCGTATTTTAAATGAGGAGGTAGTTACCTTTAGCTATAGCAAGCGCGATAAGTTGCTTGAGGCCATGGCGAGCAAACCCCTCGTAATTTTTAATCCATACCTCGGATATAAAGTTACTTTTGACATGGTTGAATTCCAAGTAAAATTTAGCGATAATACGCTGTTGAATAATAGCATGAGTGGTTCATATTTTCTTGGAACCATCTTTTTTAAAGATGATAAAGAACCAAATGGGAAGGAGGAAATTCATCGAGCAAATTGCTATGATGGCTCAGCACTCGATTTTTTTCGTGCTATGCGCGATCATACTTGGAAGCAGCGGCAGTTTGAGCTCATTTCGGGTGGCTCATTAATCTCGCCCGACAGCTGTTTCACGGTTAGTGATTCGGCTGAATATAAAAAGGTCACAGTTCTTAAGAGAAAACTAAGAGGCTTGGTGTTAAGTGGCAATCCTCTAACAAATTCTACAATAAACCTAGGGATTGTTTATCGAAGAAGGGAGCAGTCGTTTGTGGTATTTAGAACCAAAACCTTTTACCTCGACAGCTACGGCAACAACTCAGAGCCAAGCAAGATTTCATTTGGCGGCGAGCTTGGTGCAAAACGGCTAGGTGATATGCTTCCCCTCGACTATGTGAAGCATCCCAAGGCTACGGTAAAACATTAGTAGCTAAATATATTCACCGTAGGCAATAGCCAGCTGCAACGAGCAAATTTCTGGGTTTGAATGGCAATGGGGCACAACTGCTATTCCGTTCTGTTTAATTGTTTGTGCAGTGGTTTACTCCTCAAATAGCTTTGGAAGAACGTGCTGAAGCGTTTTCTTCACCTCCTCGTTGGAGGCTGGTTCGCGGGGGATAATCAGTATGGTGTCGTCGCCGGCAATGGTGCCAGCAATCTCCTTGGAACGAAAGGAGTCGATGTAGATGGCCACGCTGCTGGCAAAGCCTGGAAGCGTGCGCACAATGCCAAAGTTGTATGAAAATTCAAGTGAGATAACGCTCTCGGTGGGAAGATTCAGCGAGG
The genomic region above belongs to Williamwhitmania sp. and contains:
- a CDS encoding carboxypeptidase-like regulatory domain-containing protein, with protein sequence MKSILRFIGIVVLGVSIGATNLAAQTLSGVVIDEHGDPAIGASVYLDGTSIGCSADAYGHYSLTVKEPVNTNLVVSMVGYQTVVLANPFQHPVQKIVLQPTTVEIKALVVTGDGFSRKQKLRIFRRQLLGNTQAGRRCRILNEEVVTFSYSKRDKLLEAMASKPLVIFNPYLGYKVTFDMVEFQVKFSDNTLLNNSMSGSYFLGTIFFKDDKEPNGKEEIHRANCYDGSALDFFRAMRDHTWKQRQFELISGGSLISPDSCFTVSDSAEYKKVTVLKRKLRGLVLSGNPLTNSTINLGIVYRRREQSFVVFRTKTFYLDSYGNNSEPSKISFGGELGAKRLGDMLPLDYVKHPKATVKH